The proteins below are encoded in one region of Rhododendron vialii isolate Sample 1 chromosome 7a, ASM3025357v1:
- the LOC131332819 gene encoding uncharacterized protein LOC131332819, translating into MIKKSKRLTRCILIYPKILRMLSAKIFLVALRSFNYSLPKSWHCLGTSHYSFLSPKKTTRSHPTIIKWLQACVTTANYSLCINGEVTGYIKGRKGLRQGDPLSPYLFVIVMEVFTNLINKKSQLPNFHFHWRCKTNQLINLCFADDLMIFCKEELSSIKLIKEALINLCFADDLMIFCKGEFSSIKLIKEALTEFEALSGLSHSTGKSSIFFSRVSVGVKETILQELGFQEGSLPVRYLGVPLLSTKLKAIDCQRLVDSITAKTRS; encoded by the exons atgatcaagaaaagcaaacgacTTACCCGCTGTatattgatctaccccaaaatactaaggatgCTCTCCGCAAAAATTTTCTTGGTAGCCCTGCGCTCCTTTAACTACTCCctgccaaaatcctggcattgCCTAGGTACATCACATTACAGCTTTCTAAGCCCGAAG AAAACAACCCGCTCACATCCTACAATTATCAAGTGGCTTCAAGCATGTGTAACCACTGCAAATTACTCACTATGTATCAATGGGGAAGTGACTGGGTACATTAAAGGGAGGAAGGGTCTGAGACAGGGGGATCCTTTGTCCCCATATCTTTTTGTTATTGTGATGGAAGTTTTTACGAAtttaattaacaagaaatctCAGCTCCCTAACTTTCATTTTCATTGGAGATGTAAAACTAATCAGCTGATAAATCTTTGCTTTGCTGATGATCTAATGATATTTTGCAAAGAAGAGCTCTCTTCGATCAAACTCATCAAGGAAGCGCTGATAAATCTGTGCTTTGCTGATGATCTAATGATATTTTGCAAAGGAGAGTTCTCTTCGATCAAACTCATCAAGGAAGCATTGACAGAGTTTGAGGCTCTTTCTGGTCTCTCCCATAGTACAGGGAAGAGTAGCATATTCTTCTCTAGAGTTAGTGTAGGAGTTAAGGAGACTATCTTGCAAGAGCTTGGATTTCAGGAGGGTTCCCTCCCAGTGAGATATCTGGGGGTCCCTTTGTTATCTACTAAACTTAAAGCTATTGATTGTCAGAGACTGGTAGATAGTATCACTGCCAAAACTAGAAGTTAG